A single region of the Clostridia bacterium genome encodes:
- the deoD gene encoding purine-nucleoside phosphorylase → MPIPTPHIQAKAGDFAQTVLMPGDPLRAKFIAENYLDNAVLVNEVRGMLGYTGYYQGKRVSVMASGMGQPSIGIYSYELFNFYGVENIVRIGSCGSFDKDLHIRDIIIAQAACTNGNYAAQYRLPGTFAPIADFGLVRRAAELCEEAGVRYKVGNILSSDVFYDDAASGMEWAKMGVLGVEMESAALYCNAARAGKKALCICTVSDSFVYPDEITTSEERQKSFTAMMEIALRLA, encoded by the coding sequence ATGCCTATACCTACCCCCCATATTCAAGCCAAAGCGGGCGATTTCGCCCAAACCGTATTGATGCCCGGAGATCCTCTTCGCGCAAAGTTTATCGCCGAGAATTACCTCGATAACGCCGTGTTGGTGAACGAGGTGCGCGGTATGTTGGGATATACCGGCTACTACCAAGGCAAGCGCGTGTCCGTGATGGCGTCGGGCATGGGGCAGCCCTCCATCGGCATCTATTCCTACGAATTGTTCAACTTCTACGGTGTGGAGAATATCGTGCGCATCGGTTCGTGCGGTTCGTTCGACAAGGACTTGCATATACGGGATATTATCATCGCGCAAGCGGCGTGTACCAACGGCAATTACGCCGCGCAGTATCGCTTGCCCGGTACCTTCGCGCCCATAGCCGACTTTGGGTTGGTGCGCCGAGCCGCCGAGTTGTGCGAGGAAGCGGGCGTCCGCTATAAGGTGGGCAATATCCTGTCGTCCGACGTGTTCTACGACGACGCGGCGTCGGGTATGGAATGGGCCAAAATGGGCGTGCTGGGCGTGGAAATGGAATCGGCCGCCTTGTATTGCAACGCCGCAAGAGCGGGGAAAAAGGCGCTGTGTATCTGCACGGTGAGCGATAGTTTCGTCTACCCCGACGAGATAACCACGTCCGAGGAGAGGCAAAAATCCTTTACGGCGATGATGGAGATAGCGCTACGTCTTGCATAA
- the deoC gene encoding deoxyribose-phosphate aldolase, protein MDVKEILAKCDHTLLGRTAGWEDIRKICDDGMKYGTASVCIPPCYVGEAKRYVGDRLKVCTVIGFPNGYNTTAVKVYETEDAVKAGADEIDMVINIGKLKAGEDAYVQAEIEAVKKACRGRLLKVIVETCYLSEEEKVRACRIVSAAKADYIKTSTGFGTGGATKEDVALFAANVDEGVKIKAAGGIANLEDAEAFLRLGASRLGTSRVVKAVKAMEEK, encoded by the coding sequence ATGGACGTGAAAGAGATTTTGGCAAAGTGCGACCATACCTTGCTCGGTCGAACGGCGGGTTGGGAAGATATCCGAAAGATATGCGACGACGGCATGAAGTACGGCACCGCGTCCGTGTGCATTCCGCCGTGCTACGTGGGCGAGGCCAAACGGTACGTGGGCGATAGGCTCAAGGTGTGCACCGTCATCGGCTTCCCCAACGGGTACAATACGACGGCGGTAAAGGTGTATGAGACCGAAGACGCCGTAAAGGCGGGCGCGGACGAAATCGATATGGTCATCAATATCGGCAAGTTGAAAGCGGGCGAAGACGCCTACGTGCAAGCCGAGATAGAAGCAGTCAAAAAGGCCTGCCGCGGGCGCTTGCTCAAAGTCATCGTGGAGACCTGCTACCTAAGTGAAGAGGAGAAGGTGCGGGCGTGCCGCATAGTCAGCGCGGCCAAAGCCGACTATATCAAGACATCGACGGGGTTCGGCACGGGCGGCGCCACCAAGGAAGACGTGGCCTTGTTTGCCGCCAACGTGGACGAGGGCGTCAAAATAAAGGCGGCGGGCGGTATCGCCAACCTCGAGGACGCGGAGGCGTTTTTGCGCTTGGGCGCGTCGCGCTTGGGTACGAGCCGCGTGGTCAAAGCCGTCAAGGCAATGGAAGAAAAATAA
- a CDS encoding NUDIX hydrolase yields MEIWDAYDECGNLVEGVTLVRGERMPEGVYHLVCDVAVEHADGTYLAMQRAANKRFGGLWEVTAGGSALRGEAPEDCAKRELREETGIAADVLEWKARTVNPQNHTIYYEYYCKTDCDKLAVTMQEGETSAYRWVDRNTLREMKAQGALTERSKQLVSAALRTE; encoded by the coding sequence ATGGAAATCTGGGACGCTTACGACGAATGCGGCAACCTCGTGGAGGGGGTGACGCTCGTGCGCGGCGAACGAATGCCCGAGGGCGTATATCACTTGGTGTGCGACGTGGCGGTAGAGCACGCGGACGGGACGTACCTTGCGATGCAACGCGCCGCCAATAAGCGGTTCGGCGGGCTGTGGGAAGTGACGGCGGGCGGCTCGGCCCTACGAGGGGAAGCGCCCGAGGATTGCGCCAAGCGCGAATTGCGGGAAGAAACGGGGATAGCGGCGGACGTGCTGGAATGGAAAGCCCGCACGGTCAACCCGCAGAATCATACGATATACTACGAATATTATTGCAAAACCGATTGCGATAAGCTGGCGGTAACCATGCAAGAAGGGGAGACGTCGGCTTATCGGTGGGTGGACCGTAATACCTTGCGCGAAATGAAGGCGCAGGGTGCGTTGACCGAGCGCTCGAAACAATTGGTGAGCGCGGCGTTGCGGACAGAATGA
- a CDS encoding thymidylate synthase: MQNLLAIRSRKDFRAWLAENGEKESECWLVVKRGQPQADDGVLYYLDAVEEALCFGWIDSTVKPVDGVRWQRFSPRRADGMWTELNKERVRRLERLGLMTDRGRAVLPPMGARSFKIDPEIEKALREARVWTKFRALPLARRSEIVANRGGYVVWKSGTLTTNAATSWRG, from the coding sequence ATGCAAAACTTGTTGGCAATACGGTCGAGAAAGGATTTTCGGGCATGGCTTGCCGAAAACGGAGAGAAAGAATCCGAGTGTTGGTTGGTCGTAAAGCGGGGGCAACCCCAAGCGGACGACGGGGTTTTGTATTATCTCGACGCCGTGGAGGAGGCGCTGTGCTTCGGCTGGATAGACAGCACGGTGAAGCCCGTGGACGGTGTGCGATGGCAACGCTTTTCGCCGAGAAGAGCGGACGGTATGTGGACGGAACTCAATAAGGAACGCGTACGCCGATTGGAACGGTTGGGGCTGATGACCGATAGAGGGCGCGCCGTCCTGCCGCCGATGGGGGCGAGGAGTTTCAAAATCGATCCCGAGATAGAAAAAGCGTTGAGAGAGGCGAGGGTATGGACGAAGTTTCGTGCCCTACCGCTTGCACGGAGATCCGAGATTGTAGCCAATAGGGGGGGGTACGTTGTATGGAAATCTGGGACGCTTACGACGAATGCGGCAACCTCGTGGAGGGGGTGA
- a CDS encoding TIGR04076 family protein produces MKKVRITVKKVAEYKDLMEEYENPLEHACGMCVGQVFVANGWAKPQGFCDSAWDTVSPFVLALAHGASDFYGGWMKNGRSAMISCNDGFRPVSFLLETMDEDAD; encoded by the coding sequence ATGAAAAAAGTAAGAATAACCGTCAAAAAGGTGGCGGAATACAAGGATTTGATGGAAGAATACGAAAATCCCTTGGAGCACGCTTGCGGAATGTGCGTGGGGCAAGTTTTCGTGGCGAACGGGTGGGCGAAGCCCCAAGGATTTTGCGATAGCGCCTGGGATACGGTGTCTCCTTTCGTACTGGCATTGGCGCACGGCGCATCCGACTTTTACGGCGGCTGGATGAAGAACGGACGGTCGGCGATGATCTCGTGCAACGACGGATTTCGCCCCGTGAGTTTTTTGCTGGAAACCATGGACGAGGACGCGGATTAG